The DNA segment TGCGCGGGTTCAAGCGGCGGGCCTTCGAGGCCGGCCAGAAGAAGCTGGCCCTGGGGCACGGGGGGACGCTGGATCCCTTCGCGGATGGGCTCCTGCTGGTGCTGGCGGGCCAGGCCACGCGGCTGATGGAGCTGATGCACCCCCTGCCCAAGACCTACGTGGCCGAGGTGGCGTGGGGGGTGGAGACCGACACCTGCGATCTGCACGGCAAGCCCGTCTCGGAGGGCTCCGCCGCCGCCCTGACGCCGGCGATGCTGGAGGCGGTGCTCGCGCCCTTCTTCGGGTGGACGGACCAGATTCCTCCCGCCACCAGCGCCAAGAAGATCGACGGCGAGGCGGCCTACAAGAAGGCCCACCGCGGGGAAGAGGTGGTGATGCGGCCCAGCCGGGTCTTCCTCCTATCGGCGCGCTGGTTCGGCCACGACCTCCCGCGGCGCAGCACCCTGGAGCTCACCTGCCGCGGCGGATTCTACGTCCGCAGCCTCGCCCGGGACCTGGGGCGCGCCCTGGGCTGCGGAGCCCATCTGACCGCTCTCCGCCGTACCGCCATCGGCCCCTGGCGCGATCCCGGGGAGGGCGGTGAGCGCCTGATCGCCGGTGCGGACCTCCTACCGTGGTGTCCGACGCGTCTGCTATCCGACGAAGAAGCCGCCCACCTGGCGCATGGCCGGGCCATCCCGGTGGGGGAATCCCACCCCGCCATGTGGTCCCTTCCGGAAGGCTTCCCCAATCCTGGCGCCCCCCTCCGGGCCCTGCACGAGGGACGGCTGGTGGCCCTCCTCCGACCGGTCGAAGACGGCCTGCGAACCTTCGCCAATCTGCGGGGCGGGTTGTAAGGATCGTTCCAAACGAACGAGAGGCCGCCAAAGGCGGCCTCTCGGGTTGAAGCGCTGTGGTTAGAACCGCAGCTTGGCGCCGAAGCGGAAGGAACGGCCGGGCTGGTAGTCGGTTG comes from the Geothrix sp. 21YS21S-4 genome and includes:
- the truB gene encoding tRNA pseudouridine(55) synthase TruB, translating into MVESGIHLVHKTVGQSSFDVVRGFKRRAFEAGQKKLALGHGGTLDPFADGLLLVLAGQATRLMELMHPLPKTYVAEVAWGVETDTCDLHGKPVSEGSAAALTPAMLEAVLAPFFGWTDQIPPATSAKKIDGEAAYKKAHRGEEVVMRPSRVFLLSARWFGHDLPRRSTLELTCRGGFYVRSLARDLGRALGCGAHLTALRRTAIGPWRDPGEGGERLIAGADLLPWCPTRLLSDEEAAHLAHGRAIPVGESHPAMWSLPEGFPNPGAPLRALHEGRLVALLRPVEDGLRTFANLRGGL